The genomic interval CGCCGATGGTACCTGGCCCACGGGCCCGGGAGAGTAGGTCGCCGCTGGATTCACGCCCCCTACGAGGTAAACCTCGCAGGGGGCTTTTTTTTATACCGCGAGCATCAAATTTTTCTATCCTTTACCACATGAAACCGACGTTATCGTTTGTGTTGCAGTTGCCGCCTTCGACGGCGTATGCAAAGCTTGAATCTGTTGTAGAGAATTTGCTGAAGGGCGTCTGCATGATGCTCGATTCGGGCAAGGTGAAGTTTTCGCTCTTCATGGATGGCCCGACACTTGAGGTGGCTGCCAAGGTTCCGCGTCCGCTCATGTTCGGCAAGTTGCGTCGTGCTATCGAAGACGGTTCGCTTGAACTTTTAGGCGGTGGCTATTACGACCCGATGCTCCCGCTTTTCCCGACAGAACTGCAGTCCATGCAACTCAAGAAGCATGGTAAGCTCCTGTGGAAATATTTCGGCATCGAGCCTTCCGGTTATTTCAACTCCTCGATGGTGTGGGAAATGGAAATGACCGAACTCCTCGAAAAGCACCGCTTTGAATATGCGCTAGTGCAAGAGGCATCGCTCCAGGATGCGCTTGGCCGTACGACTCCCGTTTCGGGCTGGTATACGGTCGAAGACAAGGGCTCGCTCATGCGAGTGGTCCCGGTGTCGCAAAAACTTTCTGAAGCCATTTCGAACGATGATTTTCAGTGGGAACAGATTGCAGAACCCTATTGTCGTGGCGGAAAGGCTGCCGTTGTCGGCTTGAATATTCCTCCGCAGCCGGGCGATATTATCCCATTCTTTGAACGTTTGATCGAGTTTGTCGAAATGAACGAGATTTCGACGAAAACGGTTGCAAGTGCTGTCACTGAACAGAATGCCGAAGGCCGTGTGAGCTTCTTGCTCTCGTCAGGCCGAAAGATCGGCTTGCCTGCGGCAGCGAAAACCTGTCGTGAACTTCTGATTCGTAGACCCGAAGTCAACCTGCTCCACAAAATGCTTTTGGCCCAGTTCCGCCGCGCCGCGGCGTTGCTCAAGGGCCGTGAACGCGATGATTTCTTCGAAATGCTTTTGCCCGCGATGTCGCCGATTTATTATCGCGACTTGCAGGACTCCGAAGGCATGCGCACGCCGATGGTCCGCTGGTGGGGTAACCGGTTCTTGTTGCAGGCGGCCAACCGCTTGACCGATCTCGT from Fibrobacter sp. UWB5 carries:
- a CDS encoding alpha-amylase/4-alpha-glucanotransferase domain-containing protein is translated as MKPTLSFVLQLPPSTAYAKLESVVENLLKGVCMMLDSGKVKFSLFMDGPTLEVAAKVPRPLMFGKLRRAIEDGSLELLGGGYYDPMLPLFPTELQSMQLKKHGKLLWKYFGIEPSGYFNSSMVWEMEMTELLEKHRFEYALVQEASLQDALGRTTPVSGWYTVEDKGSLMRVVPVSQKLSEAISNDDFQWEQIAEPYCRGGKAAVVGLNIPPQPGDIIPFFERLIEFVEMNEISTKTVASAVTEQNAEGRVSFLLSSGRKIGLPAAAKTCRELLIRRPEVNLLHKMLLAQFRRAAALLKGRERDDFFEMLLPAMSPIYYRDLQDSEGMRTPMVRWWGNRFLLQAANRLTDLVSFDGIRLDIADFMLEGYKSIWAENHSYSFLLNYRDGGILNILNAKDAENSVLGAWRDDGNPAVGFLDFMIPNVELKAEKLDQILSDREGMLSAAYDYQVKRHDAGTDIALLSDQHLVHGGQTFAIHAEKNFELSSTGSQFSVEYKLTNNSPETIKGFFGTLLDTGLLACGHTDRDILIDGVPLKFNFRDPLIFPDACSLEIADKTTTSRIELVFEKKASVLVSPIFGASAQAAPEALQGIRVFPFWKMNLASESEFSVLMTVKISKR